A genomic stretch from Sceloporus undulatus isolate JIND9_A2432 ecotype Alabama chromosome 5, SceUnd_v1.1, whole genome shotgun sequence includes:
- the STOX2 gene encoding storkhead-box protein 2 isoform X2: MKKTRSTTLRRAWPSSDFSDRASDRMRSRSEKDYRLHKHFPPAFLSQASRGYMTSGDVSPISMSPISQSQFIPLGEILCLAISAMNSARKQVTQEALMEHLTTCFPGVPTPSPEILRHTLNMLVRERKIYPTPDGYFIVTPQTYFITPSLIRTNSKWYHLDERIPDRSQCTSPQQGTITPSTSGCVRDRTLPKNHCDSCHCCREDMHSMHASTLQRKSAKDCKDSYCPPSLCQVPPTEKSKSTVNFSYKTETLTKPKDAEKQSKKFGLKLFRLSFKKDKTKQLANFSAQFPPEEWPLRDEDTPTTIPREVEMEIIRRINPDLTVENVMRHTALMKKLEEEKAQRSKAGSSVHHSGRSKKSRSHRKSHGKSRSHSKTRVSKGDPSEGSHLDVPGEREYDFYDPLTRSPREGCFIIEHKRDNFIMHSSPNVLESHFPMTPEWDVSGELAKRRTEMPFPEPSRGSSHSKVHRSHSHTQDRRSRNERSNKAKERSRSMDNSKGPLGAASLGTPEDIAEACSQDDQTTSQAYIDDSTLRPSQSLSHQRALMSSANYKEIIKPEKTGSNTETPSPCNLLDQSKPAENLQPYSDLNSCTTKSAIDDYFQCNTSSETVLTAPSPLGKNKDDHDTMTLTDSVKKVSPSERQSQHITREPGVHKEESPKGQSNSSGPVVTSQTPEVIANGRLVQHHNTESSGLDKRKEIFSKDTLFKPLHSTLSVNSFHKPSVPLLKPHQKISSDTLPSRCDKIEQAMVTSVTQVIPVSQRQQETAGNQEASFDYYNVSDDDDSEEGTNKNAEEEKNRDDVGTMQWLLEREKERDLQRKFEKNLTLLTPKETENSNNQRATHSARLDSMDSSSITVDSGFNSPRTRESLASNTSSIVESNRRQNPALSPAHGGAGPMFSFRAAADPPTSETEKLQKPANCLQASVTSV, translated from the exons GTGATGTATCACCCATCAGTATGTCTCCCATCAGTCAGTCACAGTTTATTCCACTTGGGGAAATCCTTTGTTTGGCCATCTCTGCAATGAATTCAGCACGAAAACAAGTCACACAAGAAGCTCTAATGGAACATCTTACAACCTGTTTTCCAG gTGTTCCAACTCCAAGTCCTGAAATCCTTCGTCACACTTTAAATATGCTGGTACGAGAGAGGAAAATATACCCAACTCCAGATGGCTACTTTATTGTGACCCCACAGACTTATTTTATAACACCATCCCTTATACGAACTAACAGTAAGTGGTACCATCTTGATGAGAGGATACCTGACAGGTCTCAGTGTACCTCTCCGCAGCAAGGAACTATAACTCCTTCCACCTCGGGATGTGTCAGAGACCGAACATTACCCAAAAACCACTGCGACTCTTGCCATTGTTGCAGAGAAGACATGCATAGCATGCATGCCTCGACTCTACAGAGGAAATCGGCAAAAGACTGTAAGGACTCCTATTGCCCCCCTTCTCTATGCCAGGTGCCACCCACTGAAAAAAGTAAAAGTACTGTAAATTTTTCTTACAAAACAGAGACACTTACAAAGCCTAAAGATGCAGAAAAGCAGTCTAAAAAATTTGGGCTAAAACTGTTTCGACTaagttttaaaaaggataaaacaaaacagttggCAAATTTTTCTGCCCAGTTTCCTCCTGAGGAATGGCCTTTAAGGGATGAAGATACCCCTACCACTATACCTAGGGAGGTAGAGATGGAGATAATTAGGCGCATAAACCCAGATTTGACTGTAGAAAATGTCATGAGGCACACTGCACTAATGAAGAAacttgaagaagaaaaagctCAAAGAAGCAAGGCTGGATCTTCAGTTCACCATAGTGGGAGAAGCAAAAAGAGTAGAAGTCATAGGAAGTCTCATGGAAAATCTCGGTCACACAGTAAAACTCGAGTCTCTAAAGGAGATCCTTCAGAGGGTTCCCATTTGGATGTACCAGGTGAAAGAGAATATGATTTCTATGACCCTCTCACAAGGTCTCCACGGGAAGGCTGCTTCATAATAGAACACAAAAGGGACAATTTTATCATGCACAGCAGTCCTAATGTCCTTGAATCTCACTTTCCCATGACACCTGAATGGGATGTATCTGGTGAACTAGCCAAAAGGAGAACTGAAATGCCTTTTCCTGAACCTTCAAGGGGAAGCTCCCATTCTAAGGTACATCGAAGCCACAGCCATACACAGGACCGAAGGTCAAGAAATGAGAGGTCTAATAAAGCCAAGGAGCGGTCTCGGTCAATGGATAACTCCAAAGGACCTCTGGGTGCTGCTTCTTTAGGAACACCTGAAGACATAGCTGAAGCTTgcagccaagatgaccaaacaaCCAGCCAAGCATACATTGATGATAGCACCTTAAGGCCTTCACAATCTCTCAGTCATCAAAGGGCtctgatgtcatctgcaaactaCAAAGAGATTATTAAACCTGAGAAAACTGGTAGCAACACAGAAACTCCCTCTCCTTGTAATCTATTGGATCAAAGCAAGCCAGCAGAGAACTTACAACCCTACAGTGATCTCAACTCCTGTACCACTAAATCAGCCATTGATGATTACTTTCAGTGTAACACTTCTAGTGAAACTGTACTTACTGCTCCTTCACCTTtaggaaaaaataaagatgaCCATGACACAATGACTTTGACAGATAGTGTTAAAAAAGTGTCTCCCTCAGAAAGACAGTCACAGCACATAACCAGGGAACCTGGAGTGCACAAAGAGGAGTCACCTAAAGGGCAAAGCAACAGCAGTGGACCAGTTGTTACTAGCCAAACCCCTGAAGTGATTGCAAATGGCCGACTGGTTCAGCACCACAACACAGAATCCAGTGGCCTTGATAAGAGGAAAGAAATATTTAGTAAAGACACACTTTTTAAGCCTCTCCACAGTACTCTGTCTGTTAACAGTTTTCACAAGCCTAGTGTGCCGCTATTAAAACCTCATCAAAAGATATCTTCTGACACATTGCCAAGCAGATGTGACAAAATCGAACAAGCTATGGTAACCTCAGTTACGCAAGTTATACCTGTTTCCCAGAGACAGCAAGAGACAGCTGGAAACCAAGAAGCATCATTTGATTATTACAATGTATCTGATGATGATGACTCTGAGGAAGGGACAAATAAGAAtgctgaagaagagaagaatcGGGATGATGTGGGCACTATGCAGTGGCTTCTTGAGcgagaaaaagaaagagacctACAAAGGAAGTTTGAGAAGAATCTCACTCTTCTCACTCCAAAAGAGACTGAAAATAGCAACAACCAGAGAGCCACACATTCAGCAAGACTGGACAGCATGGATAGCAGCAGCATCACTGTTGACAGTGGGTTCAATTCCCCACG TACTCGTGAGAGCTTAGCTTCCAACACTTCAAGCATTGTGGAAAGCAACAGACGTCAGAATCCAGCTCTCAGTCCTGCACATGGTGGTGCAGGTCCAATGTTCAGCTTCCGAGCAGCTGCTGACCCTCCAACAAGTGAAACTGAAAAACTGCAGAAACCTGCTAATTGTCTGCAAGCGTCTGTTACAAGTGTTTGA
- the STOX2 gene encoding storkhead-box protein 2 isoform X3, which produces MSPISQSQFIPLGEILCLAISAMNSARKQVTQEALMEHLTTCFPGVPTPSPEILRHTLNMLVRERKIYPTPDGYFIVTPQTYFITPSLIRTNSKWYHLDERIPDRSQCTSPQQGTITPSTSGCVRDRTLPKNHCDSCHCCREDMHSMHASTLQRKSAKDCKDSYCPPSLCQVPPTEKSKSTVNFSYKTETLTKPKDAEKQSKKFGLKLFRLSFKKDKTKQLANFSAQFPPEEWPLRDEDTPTTIPREVEMEIIRRINPDLTVENVMRHTALMKKLEEEKAQRSKAGSSVHHSGRSKKSRSHRKSHGKSRSHSKTRVSKGDPSEGSHLDVPGEREYDFYDPLTRSPREGCFIIEHKRDNFIMHSSPNVLESHFPMTPEWDVSGELAKRRTEMPFPEPSRGSSHSKVHRSHSHTQDRRSRNERSNKAKERSRSMDNSKGPLGAASLGTPEDIAEACSQDDQTTSQAYIDDSTLRPSQSLSHQRALMSSANYKEIIKPEKTGSNTETPSPCNLLDQSKPAENLQPYSDLNSCTTKSAIDDYFQCNTSSETVLTAPSPLGKNKDDHDTMTLTDSVKKVSPSERQSQHITREPGVHKEESPKGQSNSSGPVVTSQTPEVIANGRLVQHHNTESSGLDKRKEIFSKDTLFKPLHSTLSVNSFHKPSVPLLKPHQKISSDTLPSRCDKIEQAMVTSVTQVIPVSQRQQETAGNQEASFDYYNVSDDDDSEEGTNKNAEEEKNRDDVGTMQWLLEREKERDLQRKFEKNLTLLTPKETENSNNQRATHSARLDSMDSSSITVDSGFNSPRTRESLASNTSSIVESNRRQNPALSPAHGGAGPMFSFRAAADPPTSETEKLQKPANCLQASVTSV; this is translated from the exons ATGTCTCCCATCAGTCAGTCACAGTTTATTCCACTTGGGGAAATCCTTTGTTTGGCCATCTCTGCAATGAATTCAGCACGAAAACAAGTCACACAAGAAGCTCTAATGGAACATCTTACAACCTGTTTTCCAG gTGTTCCAACTCCAAGTCCTGAAATCCTTCGTCACACTTTAAATATGCTGGTACGAGAGAGGAAAATATACCCAACTCCAGATGGCTACTTTATTGTGACCCCACAGACTTATTTTATAACACCATCCCTTATACGAACTAACAGTAAGTGGTACCATCTTGATGAGAGGATACCTGACAGGTCTCAGTGTACCTCTCCGCAGCAAGGAACTATAACTCCTTCCACCTCGGGATGTGTCAGAGACCGAACATTACCCAAAAACCACTGCGACTCTTGCCATTGTTGCAGAGAAGACATGCATAGCATGCATGCCTCGACTCTACAGAGGAAATCGGCAAAAGACTGTAAGGACTCCTATTGCCCCCCTTCTCTATGCCAGGTGCCACCCACTGAAAAAAGTAAAAGTACTGTAAATTTTTCTTACAAAACAGAGACACTTACAAAGCCTAAAGATGCAGAAAAGCAGTCTAAAAAATTTGGGCTAAAACTGTTTCGACTaagttttaaaaaggataaaacaaaacagttggCAAATTTTTCTGCCCAGTTTCCTCCTGAGGAATGGCCTTTAAGGGATGAAGATACCCCTACCACTATACCTAGGGAGGTAGAGATGGAGATAATTAGGCGCATAAACCCAGATTTGACTGTAGAAAATGTCATGAGGCACACTGCACTAATGAAGAAacttgaagaagaaaaagctCAAAGAAGCAAGGCTGGATCTTCAGTTCACCATAGTGGGAGAAGCAAAAAGAGTAGAAGTCATAGGAAGTCTCATGGAAAATCTCGGTCACACAGTAAAACTCGAGTCTCTAAAGGAGATCCTTCAGAGGGTTCCCATTTGGATGTACCAGGTGAAAGAGAATATGATTTCTATGACCCTCTCACAAGGTCTCCACGGGAAGGCTGCTTCATAATAGAACACAAAAGGGACAATTTTATCATGCACAGCAGTCCTAATGTCCTTGAATCTCACTTTCCCATGACACCTGAATGGGATGTATCTGGTGAACTAGCCAAAAGGAGAACTGAAATGCCTTTTCCTGAACCTTCAAGGGGAAGCTCCCATTCTAAGGTACATCGAAGCCACAGCCATACACAGGACCGAAGGTCAAGAAATGAGAGGTCTAATAAAGCCAAGGAGCGGTCTCGGTCAATGGATAACTCCAAAGGACCTCTGGGTGCTGCTTCTTTAGGAACACCTGAAGACATAGCTGAAGCTTgcagccaagatgaccaaacaaCCAGCCAAGCATACATTGATGATAGCACCTTAAGGCCTTCACAATCTCTCAGTCATCAAAGGGCtctgatgtcatctgcaaactaCAAAGAGATTATTAAACCTGAGAAAACTGGTAGCAACACAGAAACTCCCTCTCCTTGTAATCTATTGGATCAAAGCAAGCCAGCAGAGAACTTACAACCCTACAGTGATCTCAACTCCTGTACCACTAAATCAGCCATTGATGATTACTTTCAGTGTAACACTTCTAGTGAAACTGTACTTACTGCTCCTTCACCTTtaggaaaaaataaagatgaCCATGACACAATGACTTTGACAGATAGTGTTAAAAAAGTGTCTCCCTCAGAAAGACAGTCACAGCACATAACCAGGGAACCTGGAGTGCACAAAGAGGAGTCACCTAAAGGGCAAAGCAACAGCAGTGGACCAGTTGTTACTAGCCAAACCCCTGAAGTGATTGCAAATGGCCGACTGGTTCAGCACCACAACACAGAATCCAGTGGCCTTGATAAGAGGAAAGAAATATTTAGTAAAGACACACTTTTTAAGCCTCTCCACAGTACTCTGTCTGTTAACAGTTTTCACAAGCCTAGTGTGCCGCTATTAAAACCTCATCAAAAGATATCTTCTGACACATTGCCAAGCAGATGTGACAAAATCGAACAAGCTATGGTAACCTCAGTTACGCAAGTTATACCTGTTTCCCAGAGACAGCAAGAGACAGCTGGAAACCAAGAAGCATCATTTGATTATTACAATGTATCTGATGATGATGACTCTGAGGAAGGGACAAATAAGAAtgctgaagaagagaagaatcGGGATGATGTGGGCACTATGCAGTGGCTTCTTGAGcgagaaaaagaaagagacctACAAAGGAAGTTTGAGAAGAATCTCACTCTTCTCACTCCAAAAGAGACTGAAAATAGCAACAACCAGAGAGCCACACATTCAGCAAGACTGGACAGCATGGATAGCAGCAGCATCACTGTTGACAGTGGGTTCAATTCCCCACG TACTCGTGAGAGCTTAGCTTCCAACACTTCAAGCATTGTGGAAAGCAACAGACGTCAGAATCCAGCTCTCAGTCCTGCACATGGTGGTGCAGGTCCAATGTTCAGCTTCCGAGCAGCTGCTGACCCTCCAACAAGTGAAACTGAAAAACTGCAGAAACCTGCTAATTGTCTGCAAGCGTCTGTTACAAGTGTTTGA